One genomic window of Melitaea cinxia chromosome 10, ilMelCinx1.1, whole genome shotgun sequence includes the following:
- the LOC123657298 gene encoding inositol polyphosphate 5-phosphatase E: MTTSPTRTKQKLSLRKRLFVKKSPKVGCYVDTDSNEECSQSTSRPISPADPFIAQSAYNSEPNVNYLHNRSNYNAGHVSDNTNQTSHQNTYDDDSNSKCCKTFFRRSRPKSLVEGHGSKDDSNSRTNSPTNNSINSLSDHTASQTKSDEIPKVTVNFPKNEDTKKYFEHSGSFEGIKPKSKLFVKRLSADHLISNESKPLYHSSSPESDRSSSLDRKKRSKSTITRSASRAGSTDSLARNSLLAAQVLRLIPTQEARQRNYLYGRLASHSLLGAVELEHVFPDREVTIFVGTWNMNGQAPPRELADFIFPNQVKHVPDVFAIGTQESYSERTEWEITIQEVLGPSHLLLHSYYLGTIHLTVFIRRDLIWFCSLPEDASLSVRPGTAFRTKGAVAISFALFGSTFLFVTAHLTAHQEKVKERLSDIKRIIRSIDLPKNLPCRHRSKDVTNNFDYVFWCGDLNFRLGEPRAAVLRWIEQTQFPLPPHLPHGLLHADQLTVVLEDGAAFRDFREAPITFPPTYKYDPGSQQFDTSSKQRAPAYTDRILYKARSMGTNSSSAFSGLRRISSAAAPPGLRCVAYNSVPSVLTSDHKPVWALFSCALRPGTDVVPLAAGLFNRDVYLEGIKRRRALLDHAPGTSAICTIQ; encoded by the exons ATGACAACATCACCTActagaacaaaacaaaaattgtcgTTGCGAAAACGTCTATTTGTGAAAAAATCGCCAAAAGTTGGTTGCTATGTAGACACAGATTCCAATGAAGAATGTAGCCAGTCTACCTCACGTCCTATATCCCCTGCAGATCCTTTTATAGCACAAAGTGCGTATAACTCTGAACCTAATGTTAATTATCTTCACAATCGTTCAAACTACAATGCGGGCCATGTTAGTGATAACACTAATCAAACCTCTCATCAGAACACCTACGACGATGATAGTAACTCTAAATGTTGTAAGACATTCTTCAGAAGATCTCGACCTAAAAGTTTAGTAGAAGGCCATGGGTCAAAAGATGATTCAAATTCTAGAACAAACAGCCCTACGAATAATTCTATTAATAGTTTAAGTGACCATACAGCATCTCAAACGAAAAGTGACGAAATACCCAAAGTGACCGTTAATTTCCCGAAAAATGAAgatacgaaaaaatattttgagcatTCAGGTTCATTTGAAGGTATTAAACCAAAGAGTAAGTTATTTGTTAAGAGGTTATCAGCTGATCACTTAATTTCCAATGAGTCGAAACCTTTGTATCATTCATCGTCGCCAGAAAGTGATAGGAGCAGTTCTTTAGATCGTAAAAAAAG GAGTAAGTCGACAATAACAAGATCAGCTTCTCGCGCCGGGAGCACTGACAGCTTGGCTCGTAATTCCCTGCTTGCTGCACAGGTGTTACGCCTCATACCCACACAGGAGGCAAGGCAAAG AAACTACTTGTATGGTAGACTGGCGTCACACTCCTTGCTCGGAGCAGTTGAGTTAGAACATGTATTTCCAGATAGAGAAGTAACAATATTTGTTGGAACCTGGAATATGAATGGACAGGCACCACCAAG gGAGTTAGCAGATTTCATATTTCCAAATCAAGTAAAACATGTACCAGATGTTTTCGCCATTGGCACTCAAGAATCCTATTCTGAGCGCACGGAATGGGAAATTACTATACAAGAAGTATTGGGACCATCTCATTTATTACTACACTCTTATTATTTAG gTACAATACACTTGACTGTATTTATACGAAGAGATCTTATATGGTTCTGTTCACTACCCGAAGACGCTAGTTTATCTGTCCGTCCTGGAACTGCATTTCGAACTAAGGGTGCTGTAGCTATATCTTTTGCTCTGTTTGGATCAACATTTCTCTTTGTAACCGCCCATCTTACAGCTCACCAGGAGAAGGTTAAGGAAAGACTATCAGATATTAAGAGAATTATAAGATCGATTGATTTGCCTAAAAATTTGCCTTGTAGGCATAGGAGTAAAG ATGTAACAAATAATTTCGACTATGTGTTTTGGTGTGGCGACTTAAATTTTAGACTGGGTGAGCCGAGGGCTGCTGTTTTAAGATGGATTGAACAAACACAA TTTCCCCTCCCTCCCCACTTGCCGCATGGCCTTCTACACGCGGATCAGCTGACTGTTGTTTTGGAAGATGGGGCCGCCTTTAGAGATTTTCGAGAAGCACCTATTACTTTTCCACCTACTTATaag taTGACCCTGGCAGCCAACAGTTCGACACGTCCAGTAAACAAAGAGCTCCGGCCTATACTGATCGAATATTGTATAAAGCTAGATCAATGGGAACAAATTCATCATCTGCTTTTTCTG GTCTCCGGCGCATAAGCAGCGCGGCCGCGCCGCCGGGCCTGCGGTGCGTGGCGTACAACTCGGTGCCGTCCGTGCTCACGAGCGACCACAAGCCCGTGTGGGCGCTCTTCTCCTGCGCCCTTCGACCTGGCACTGACGT TGTACCCCTAGCGGCCGGTTTATTTAACCGAGATGTTTATTTAGAAGGAATAAAACGTCGAAGAGCGCTTCTCGACCACGCACCCGGTACGTCCGCCATTTGCACTATACAGTAA
- the LOC123657294 gene encoding uncharacterized protein LOC123657294, protein MLTIINTFIMFAKLLLLAFACFIVKVGTLKCYICVFSSADIDKSCLTVTNSTQIVECTLKYCTIMRQELQDPAGVVHTFIRGCEDSPAYLNHLVTDATFKSYYRACTYDLCNSGNGIQRVTGSNLLPTGERNYTNLLVPGTGSRQLDKIFDYSLYN, encoded by the exons ATGTTAACGATCATAAACACATTTATAATGTTTGCTAAATTACTTCTACTTGCATTTGCTTGTTTCATCGTTAAAGTgg GAACATTAAAATGCTACATATGCGTTTTTTCATCAGCTGACATCGACAAGTCATGTCTAACCGTTACCAACTCCACGCAAATTGTAGAATGCACGTTAAAATATTGCACCATAATGAGGCAGGAACTTCAA gatCCTGCCGGCGTTGTACACACCTTTATTAGGGGATGTGAAGACTCTCCAGCGTATTTAAATCATTTAGTGACAGATGCAACGTTTAAAAGTTACTATCGTGCCTGTACCTACGATCTCTGTAACTCTG GTAATGGAATACAACGTGTAACAGGTTCAAACTTATTGCCGACCGGCGAACGCAACTATACTAACTTGCTTGTACCGGGAACTGGCAGTCGCCAATTAGACAAGATTTTTGATTACAGtctgtataattaa
- the LOC123657422 gene encoding uncharacterized protein LOC123657422 translates to MFKELFLLVIAYLVGRTAGNMLCYACSFSAVDTDRSCLTISNSTPRVQCSMTYCTIMRQEYRDPAGDISSFTRGCESNPDYLNHDVIDPNFVTYYRACTSSLCNIGDGIRAIGGSLLNPRPQYNGSNLLVPGT, encoded by the exons ATGTTTAAGGAATTATTTTTGCTCGTAATTGCTTACTTAGTGGGAAGAACTGCAG gaAATATGCTGTGCTATGCCTGCAGCTTTTCAGCTGTAGACACTGACAGATCTTGTCTCACGATAAGCAATAGCACGCCAAGAGTGCAATGCTCAATGACGTATTGTACCATAATGAGACAGGAATATCgc GATCCTGCGGGCGACATATCCAGTTTCACTCGAGGTTGTGAAAGTAATCCAGACTATTTAAATCATGACGTAATAGATCCAAACTTCGTAACGTATTACCGGGCTTGTACTTCCTCACTTTGTAATATTG GTGATGGGATAAGGGCCATTGGTGGATCACTTTTGAATCCTCGTCCTCAATATAACGGCTCGAACCTCCTTGTACCTGGGACGTAg